A single genomic interval of Peribacillus sp. FSL H8-0477 harbors:
- a CDS encoding phosphate starvation-inducible protein PhoH has translation MKTRFLELNPGAIFAQRGLNKEREGFTNVDLYELPDLDLTRFDCLVISGFADQDFLYEHRQLIHDFVNAGKILIFSGNLVTEWLPGGQLFIPKEITSHKDYEVSIHTPHAIFEGVVEDDMTYNKGVSGFFARGHHPVPEGAEILLTLPGDAPITYIDRVSTKGTIFVHAGSDLFGYMKPEINKTTDLIGPQLLTWVEEENARLQEEVTTA, from the coding sequence ATGAAAACAAGATTTCTAGAACTCAATCCAGGAGCTATTTTTGCTCAACGTGGTCTCAATAAAGAAAGAGAAGGGTTTACGAATGTGGATCTATATGAATTACCGGATCTAGACTTAACTCGCTTTGATTGTTTAGTGATAAGCGGTTTTGCCGATCAAGATTTCTTATATGAACACCGCCAACTGATTCATGATTTTGTGAATGCGGGAAAAATCCTGATCTTCTCTGGAAACTTAGTGACTGAATGGCTGCCGGGTGGTCAATTATTCATTCCCAAAGAGATTACGAGTCATAAAGATTATGAAGTATCAATTCATACACCACATGCCATATTCGAGGGTGTAGTAGAAGATGACATGACCTATAACAAAGGCGTTTCTGGCTTTTTTGCGAGAGGACATCATCCTGTCCCAGAGGGAGCGGAAATTCTCTTAACGTTACCAGGGGATGCTCCAATCACGTATATTGACCGCGTGAGTACAAAAGGAACCATCTTTGTACATGCAGGTTCGGACTTATTTGGTTATATGAAACCAGAAATCAATAAAACAACGGATTTAATTGGACCGCAATTACTCACTTGGGTAGAGGAAGAGAATGCAAGATTACAAGAAGAGGTGACAACAGCATGA
- a CDS encoding cell division protein FtsX, giving the protein MNANNMRYMWQDVKQGMYRNKGATLASIALIFAAMLLIGSLLLARIAMQDSIAYVESQLSMKVYIEEGYAAEDVAQVLEKNSFIEKVEIEPGEVLLERLGLFFAGKDYLLDSFTNGAMQDAVKFQVKDVQLMPQMAEQLSAMKGIEKVVYPQQMAEYLASVLKNIEWFGLLGSLFFFAIAFMMIYIAFHLALYQREKEIRVKLLIGANPKFVRFQFLVEGFMIGFLGSLLSILMTFVLFYFVFQEIPFLNKMDVPTFLLVGGCQLVCGVGIGVCASYLSTRKLIKHV; this is encoded by the coding sequence ATGAACGCCAATAATATGCGGTATATGTGGCAAGATGTCAAACAAGGGATGTATCGTAATAAAGGCGCAACGCTTGCATCCATCGCACTGATTTTTGCAGCGATGCTCCTGATTGGCTCCTTACTGCTTGCCCGTATCGCTATGCAAGATAGTATTGCGTATGTGGAATCTCAACTATCTATGAAAGTGTATATAGAAGAGGGATATGCGGCAGAGGATGTTGCGCAAGTACTAGAGAAAAACAGCTTTATTGAAAAAGTAGAAATCGAGCCAGGTGAAGTACTCCTTGAACGACTTGGTTTATTTTTTGCGGGGAAAGACTATTTACTAGATTCCTTTACGAATGGTGCCATGCAAGACGCCGTGAAATTCCAGGTGAAAGATGTACAGCTAATGCCGCAAATGGCCGAACAGTTAAGTGCCATGAAAGGGATTGAGAAAGTTGTCTATCCGCAGCAAATGGCCGAATACTTAGCAAGTGTTCTGAAAAATATAGAATGGTTCGGGTTACTTGGGTCACTTTTCTTTTTTGCCATAGCGTTTATGATGATCTACATCGCTTTTCACTTAGCATTATATCAGCGAGAAAAAGAAATTCGTGTGAAATTATTAATTGGCGCTAACCCTAAATTCGTTCGGTTTCAATTTTTAGTAGAAGGCTTCATGATTGGATTTTTAGGAAGTTTACTATCTATTTTAATGACGTTTGTTCTGTTTTATTTTGTTTTTCAAGAGATTCCTTTCTTAAATAAAATGGATGTACCAACATTCTTACTTGTAGGAGGATGCCAATTAGTCTGTGGTGTTGGGATTGGGGTATGTGCCAGCTACTTATCCACAAGGAAGTTGATCAAGCATGTATAA
- a CDS encoding cell division ATP-binding protein FtsE, protein MIHLENVSKRFEQESVLCDVNLHVAPGEFAFLQGRSGSGKSTLVKLLYREIERDTGSILIDGVLIETYPKYELRRKMGVIFQSFDLLERKTVLENVMLAGQVIGREAKEIEAEALRLLKRVGLEKKANVRPTVLSGGQQQRVAIVRALLNKPKLILADEPTGNLDPETASEVLRLLRELQQEEGVAMLVITHSEQLVQSFSAKSWVLDKGNVYERQ, encoded by the coding sequence TTGATACATCTTGAAAATGTTTCAAAACGTTTTGAGCAAGAGTCTGTTTTATGTGATGTGAACCTACATGTAGCTCCTGGAGAATTTGCGTTTCTCCAAGGGCGCTCAGGCTCTGGAAAAAGTACCTTAGTAAAACTGCTTTATCGGGAAATAGAGAGAGATACGGGCAGTATACTGATCGATGGAGTGCTGATTGAAACCTATCCGAAATATGAATTGCGTAGGAAAATGGGCGTTATTTTCCAATCGTTTGACTTACTTGAGCGAAAAACAGTACTGGAAAATGTCATGCTTGCTGGTCAAGTAATCGGTAGAGAGGCCAAGGAAATCGAAGCAGAAGCACTGCGTTTACTTAAACGAGTTGGGCTAGAGAAAAAAGCGAATGTGCGGCCAACTGTCTTATCTGGAGGACAACAGCAGCGTGTCGCTATTGTGCGGGCTCTACTTAATAAACCAAAGCTGATCTTAGCAGATGAGCCAACCGGGAATTTGGATCCAGAGACAGCAAGTGAAGTACTACGGTTATTGCGGGAATTGCAGCAGGAGGAGGGAGTAGCGATGCTCGTTATTACTCATTCGGAACAATTAGTGCAATCATTTTCAGCGAAGTCATGGGTGCTGGATAAGGGGAACGTATATGAACGCCAATAA